ACAGAAATGACCAAGCAGATTATTGCTATCACCAGTGCAATAGATGCCAAACCTGTTTCCTctagaaaataaacaaacaaaaaaatatgtcaTTACTTCTGAAAAGACTTATCAGTGATGTTAGCTTAAACATGTTATGATGACCATTTTCATTATTGGGTTAAATCATACCGATTTTCAGTGTAGCTCCATTTCCAAGTAATATCTCCCCACATGTGGCCACAGCACAGTAATAAGTCCCAGCATCAGAGGAGCTGACGTTCTTAGAGAAGCGATAAACACAACTCTTTTGAGTGTCGGACCTCTTCTCACATTCAGCTTGCCTCTTTCCATCAGTGTAGATGATGTTTGGATGAGCTTTATTTGATCCTTCTCTGAAATAGAGGACACTGAGCTCTACTGGACACGTCTTGTTATCAGAATCTGAGAGGACTGAACACTGGAGAGACACAGGATCACCTGGACGGACTGGATCCAATACTGTTGGCCACTGAGCAACAATTAAGTTTGATGTCCTCTGGGTTTTTCCTGTGTGATTAAAACatacataacaaaacaaaacaagaaaaactctTTAAAAATGACCTCCCAATGGTGCTCTATAACATTTACTTAGACTttgtaaaaaaatttaaaattcaaatatataatttgtgtgtgtacagtttcccataactttttgtttaaacatataatgtactgtactgtaaaatgacaaatgggAGAGAGTAAAATTGGAAATAGATTTACAAACACATTAACATTCCTAACCTAAActtgatattttaaatattttgaatctatattttttttaaccacccaTGTGAAAAAAGTTATTTTCACTAAGACTTATTAACATGACACCTTTATGTGTGGTTAAGTTTTCACAGTGAGTCCAAAAGGCTGCAGTCACATAATTACCTTTTAATAACAAATAGGTTCCACTCCAAGTATTCACATTCCATTCCATGACTGCACAGTGATACATTCCTTCATCTTCAGGGATTGTCCTGAATATGGACAGATTGCTGATGTTCTTATTGTCTTTTACTTCCAACCTTCCACCAGAAAACTCTCTTTCATACTGAGGGTGTGTAGTTCGCCGCAGTGTCGCAATCAATTTCAGAGTTTCTCCTGCACTCTGCTTGTACCAGTGAACTTTGCTGCTTAAATCACCAGGAGGTAAAACACatgtcagagttacaggttcaCCAAGTTGAACGGTGGTCACCTGAACCAGCGAATCTGCAgtaaatttaaacaaaacatgTGAAACACAATTAGTCCAGCATGTAAATAATTTGGACAGGTGAAAATCatccctaaccatcacatatcTACTCAGATTGCCAATttggacaaaaaataaaaaataaaataaaaaataggttATAATTAGGTAAAACTTACATCCTTGGTGAAATAGAAGAAGTGTTACCAATAACAGAGTCATCCTGACAATGGCTATACTAGGAAACGTGTTGATATTTAAGTGACTGAGTGAGATGAAGTGACACAGGTCACCTTCTGATTGGTTATCACAGTCTATACAGTCAAACAGCAGTTCCTGCCCCTTTGGTATTATCCTGCTTTCTGTTA
The sequence above is a segment of the Archocentrus centrarchus isolate MPI-CPG fArcCen1 chromosome 10, fArcCen1, whole genome shotgun sequence genome. Coding sequences within it:
- the LOC115787483 gene encoding uncharacterized protein LOC115787483, which translates into the protein MTLLLVTLLLFHQGYSLVQVTTVQLGEPVTLTCVLPPGDLSSKVHWYKQSAGETLKLIATLRRTTHPQYEREFSGGRLEVKDNKNISNLSIFRTIPEDEGMYHCAVMEWNVNTWSGTYLLLKGKTQRTSNLIVAQWPTVLDPVRPGDPVSLQCSVLSDSDNKTCPVELSVLYFREGSNKAHPNIIYTDGKRQAECEKRSDTQKSCVYRFSKNVSSSDAGTYYCAVATCGEILLGNGATLKIEETGLASIALVIAIICLVISVIVNIVFTCYRSPRVACKKCKDGTSSQARNDNLCQQLDDINEAEHDLNYAAIYFSGRNNKRTKGTNKKEQKTEECVYSQVKR